In a genomic window of Pirellulales bacterium:
- a CDS encoding tRNA-dihydrouridine synthase produces MSTIADLRPVIVPPLRIGPLVVDPPVLQAPMAGFTNYAYRQVVREYGGAGLQATEMICAKGFLWRDRAEQDLPDRLWGIEDEPRPLAVQIWDNDPETLASVGAKLAHELHVSVVDINFGCPVKDVSERAHSGSYLLRDPDRIGAIVERVAAACAPVPVTAKIRLGCTRNSIRAIEVARVVESAGAAAITVHGRTAQDFFRGSADWERIAEIKPHLHRIPLIGNGDLNSPEAVVEAFRRYGVDGVMIARAALGKPWLFRQAAAALRGEPIPPDPSLAEERELLLHHFDLVCRRFGPERGTFLMRKFACCYAAGRPGVRGFRAAVARVSQPQEFFEAVDEHFPE; encoded by the coding sequence ATGTCCACCATTGCCGATTTACGTCCTGTAATCGTTCCGCCGCTGCGGATCGGGCCGCTGGTGGTCGATCCGCCGGTGCTCCAAGCGCCGATGGCGGGGTTCACCAACTACGCCTACCGGCAGGTCGTGCGCGAGTACGGCGGTGCGGGGTTGCAGGCCACCGAGATGATCTGCGCCAAGGGGTTCCTGTGGCGGGATCGAGCGGAGCAGGATTTGCCCGATCGGCTGTGGGGCATCGAAGACGAGCCGCGGCCTCTGGCCGTGCAGATTTGGGACAACGACCCGGAGACGCTTGCCTCAGTCGGGGCAAAGCTGGCCCATGAGCTACACGTGAGCGTCGTCGATATCAACTTCGGCTGTCCGGTGAAGGACGTTTCCGAGCGGGCACACAGCGGATCGTATCTGTTGCGCGACCCTGACCGCATCGGCGCGATCGTAGAGCGCGTCGCGGCGGCGTGCGCGCCGGTGCCGGTGACCGCCAAGATTAGGCTTGGCTGCACGCGGAATTCCATCCGCGCGATCGAGGTCGCGAGAGTCGTTGAGTCGGCCGGCGCCGCGGCGATCACTGTCCACGGCCGCACCGCCCAAGATTTTTTTCGCGGCTCGGCGGATTGGGAACGCATTGCCGAGATCAAGCCACATCTGCACCGCATCCCGCTGATTGGCAATGGCGATCTGAATTCTCCCGAGGCGGTTGTCGAAGCCTTCCGCCGCTACGGAGTCGACGGAGTGATGATCGCTCGGGCCGCGCTGGGCAAGCCGTGGCTTTTTCGGCAAGCAGCGGCGGCGCTGCGCGGCGAACCGATCCCGCCAGATCCGAGTCTGGCCGAAGAGCGCGAACTATTGCTCCATCACTTCGATCTCGTCTGCCGCCGGTTCGGTCCTGAGCGAGGGACCTTCCTGATGCGCAAGTTTGCCTGCTGCTACGCGGCGGGGCGGCCCGGCGTGCGTGGTTTTCGCGCCGCGGTGGCTCGGGTCAGCCAACCGCAGGAGTTCTTCGAGGCGGTCGACGAGCATTTTCCCGAATAG
- a CDS encoding cupin domain-containing protein, with product MKVSHFEQTPAVPVQMEGSSGCQVRWLVDEHDGAPNFAMRQFEVAPGGHTPQHFHDYEHEVFVLEGAGVVLEDGREHPLHAGDVVFVKPNEVHQFRNTGSAPLKFLCLIPNSATGKSVTVAPECGVRA from the coding sequence ATGAAAGTCAGTCATTTCGAGCAGACTCCCGCCGTGCCGGTGCAAATGGAGGGTTCCAGCGGATGCCAGGTCCGTTGGTTGGTGGACGAGCACGACGGCGCGCCGAATTTCGCGATGCGGCAATTCGAGGTCGCGCCCGGCGGCCACACGCCGCAACATTTCCACGACTACGAGCACGAAGTATTCGTGCTGGAAGGGGCCGGCGTCGTGTTGGAAGACGGCCGCGAACATCCGCTCCACGCTGGCGACGTGGTGTTCGTCAAACCGAACGAAGTCCATCAATTCCGCAACACCGGCTCAGCGCCGCTCAAGTTCCTCTGCTTGATCCCAAATTCCGCGACCGGCAAGTCAGTGACCGTCGCCCCGGAATGCGGCGTTCGAGCATAG